The sequence CACATGTTCCGCCAAGATCTTCCCTTGCAACGTCGGCATTCCCTCACAGTTCGAAGGGCGTCAGAATGGGCTGGGGTAATGCGAATCCGTAAAGCCATTATACCCGCAGCGGGTTTGGGGACGAGGTTCCTCCCCGCAACCAAGGCGCAGCCAAAAGAGATGCTCCCGATCGTGGACAAGCCGACCATCCAGTACGTGGTAGAGGAAGCCGCTGCGTCGGGAATCGAGGACATCATTATCGTGACCGGTCGAGGGAAGGATGCCATCGAGAACCACTTTGACCGATCGATGGAGTTGCAGATTGCGCTTGATCGACAGGGCAAAAAGGAGCAGTTGCGGGAGATCGAGCGAATCTCCGAGTTGGCGTCGTTCTGTTACATCCGTCAGGAGGAGCCGCTCGGCTTGGGGCACGCGATCCTGACGGCAAAGGCGCTTGTGGGAGATGAACCCTTTGCGGTGTTGCTTGGAGACGACATCATCGATTCTGAGGTCCCCTGCCTGGGGCAGATGATTGCCGCGTTTGAACGGTATCGATCCTCGATCATTGCCGTGCAGCAGGTCAGCAAGGAGGAAACCAGCAACTACGGGATCATCGATTCCAGGTCGATTGAGGATTCGATCTATCAAATCCTGGATTTGGTGGAGAAGCCGTCTCCCGAGTCGGCCCCGTCCGACTTGGCCATTATCGGACGCTACATTCTGACGCCTGAAGTCTTTGCGGCGCTTGAGCGGACCATTCCGGACGCAGGTGGAGAGATCCAGCTTACGAACGGCTTACGGGCGTTGTTGAGAACACAAGCGATGTATGGGCTCGCATTCCGCGGGCGCCGGTATGATGCCGGGAGCAAACTGGGTTTTGTGAAGGCAACCGTACAGTTTGCGCTCAAGCGTCCGGATCTGGCGCCGGGGTTGCGGGCATATCTGAGAACACTCAGCCTGGACGAGGTGGGCGCGACGGCGGAGCAGGACCGAGACCGGTCTTGAGCCCTGTCGGCGCTGTCGAAAGATTTAACGAGGAGAACTGAAGACCGTGGCGGACGAGAAGACGGTAGAAGGTACAGAGCAGACGTCGGTTCCCGACGCCGAGAACCTCGAGACCAAAACCGAGGCGCAGGCGCGAAAGGTGCCTGAAACGATCCCGCTCCTGCCGGTGCGAGACGTGGTGATCTATCCCTTCATGATCTTGCCTCTCTTCATAGGACGAGAAAAATCGGTTCGAGCGGTAGATGAATCGCTGTCGAGGGATCGTCTCATCTTGCTGGTGGCACAGCGGGATGCTGAGAAGGAGGATCCCGGCGCCGATGAGATTCACTCAGTCGGAACCGTCGCGATGATCATGCGGATGCTCAAGATGCCGGACGGGCGGGTGAAGGTACTGGTTCAGGGCCTTTCCCGCGCAAAGGTCATGGGAATTGAGCGGCGGGAACCCTACTTTGAGGCGAGGATCACCGAGGTCCCCGAAACGGATCTGGTCACGTCGGCCGTTGAGGTGGAGGCCATGATCCGTTCGGTCAAAGAGTTGGTGAGTAAGGGCGTCGCCCTCGGAAAGCAGATCTCGTCGGATGTGGTGGTGATCATCAATAACCTTGAGCACCCGGGCCGTCTGGCCGACCTCGTGGCCAGTCACCTGGATCTCAAAATGGAACAGGCCCAGGAGGTGCTGGAGCTGTTTGATCCGATCCCGCGCCTGAAGCGGGTCAGCGAGTTGCTGAGCAAGGAACTGGAGGTGCTCGAGGTACAACATCGCATTCAGAGTCAGGCTCGGGAGGAGATGGACAAAACGCATCGGGAGTACTACCTCCGCGAGCAGTTGAAGGCGATCCAGAAAGAGCTGGGTGAGACCGACGACCGAAACCAGGAACTGAAGGAGTTAGAGCAGAAAATCCGGAAGGCCAAAATGCCTGAAGCGGTCGAGTCTGAGGCGAAAGCGCAGCTCGGGCGGCTCAGTCGGATGCATCCCGATGCGGCGGAGGCCTCCGTTATCCGGACCTATCTTGACTGGCTGATCGAGTTGCCCTGGAATCGGCCGACCAAGGACAAGCTGTCCATCAAGCAGGCGTCCAAAATTCTCAACGAGGACCACTACGACCTCGAAAAAGTGAAGGAGAGAATCCTCGAATACCTGGCGGTTCGCAAGCTGAAAAAGAAGATGAAGGGGCCGATCCTGTGCTTTGTCGGCCCGCCAGGGGTTGGGAAAACCTCGCTTGGCCGGTCTATTGCCCGCGCCCTGGGACGTAAGTTTATCCGGATCTCATTGGGTGGTGTCCGCGACGAGGCGGAGATCCGCGGCCACCGGCGGACATATATTGGGGCGCTGCCTGGTCGTGTCATTCAGGGGATCAAGCAGACCGGATC is a genomic window of Candidatus Methylomirabilis lanthanidiphila containing:
- a CDS encoding UTP--glucose-1-phosphate uridylyltransferase, whose translation is MRIRKAIIPAAGLGTRFLPATKAQPKEMLPIVDKPTIQYVVEEAAASGIEDIIIVTGRGKDAIENHFDRSMELQIALDRQGKKEQLREIERISELASFCYIRQEEPLGLGHAILTAKALVGDEPFAVLLGDDIIDSEVPCLGQMIAAFERYRSSIIAVQQVSKEETSNYGIIDSRSIEDSIYQILDLVEKPSPESAPSDLAIIGRYILTPEVFAALERTIPDAGGEIQLTNGLRALLRTQAMYGLAFRGRRYDAGSKLGFVKATVQFALKRPDLAPGLRAYLRTLSLDEVGATAEQDRDRS
- a CDS encoding peptidase; amino-acid sequence: MADEKTVEGTEQTSVPDAENLETKTEAQARKVPETIPLLPVRDVVIYPFMILPLFIGREKSVRAVDESLSRDRLILLVAQRDAEKEDPGADEIHSVGTVAMIMRMLKMPDGRVKVLVQGLSRAKVMGIERREPYFEARITEVPETDLVTSAVEVEAMIRSVKELVSKGVALGKQISSDVVVIINNLEHPGRLADLVASHLDLKMEQAQEVLELFDPIPRLKRVSELLSKELEVLEVQHRIQSQAREEMDKTHREYYLREQLKAIQKELGETDDRNQELKELEQKIRKAKMPEAVESEAKAQLGRLSRMHPDAAEASVIRTYLDWLIELPWNRPTKDKLSIKQASKILNEDHYDLEKVKERILEYLAVRKLKKKMKGPILCFVGPPGVGKTSLGRSIARALGRKFIRISLGGVRDEAEIRGHRRTYIGALPGRVIQGIKQTGSNNPVFMIDEVDKVGADFRGDPSSALLEVLDPEQNYSFSDHYLGVPFDLSNVMFICTANLADPIISALRDRLEIIDISGYTEEEKLHIAKRYLVPRQYREHGIDDKRLLITDEAILKMINEYTREAGLRNLEREVATICRKVARLVAEGQKGQTKVTAAALQRFLGAPKFLADPEQESDEVGVATGLAWTQTGGDIIYIECSILRGKGNLSLTGHLGEVMKESAQAALSYARSRSADLGIKDDVFTKCDIHIHVPAGGIPKDGPSAGITMAVALLSALTKVPVRRDVAMTGEVTLRGKVLPIGGIKEKALAARRMGIHTVIVPARNDKDVKELPANVKRGMEFVFVDHMDRVLDIALTKRTRTKRRLAVALSAKSPLPPFRKGGLGGISHPRPLNRRPPARERQPGV